In Hyperolius riggenbachi isolate aHypRig1 chromosome 1, aHypRig1.pri, whole genome shotgun sequence, the genomic window tcttccgctggctcaagggtccatctgaccacagatgcctggtctgcaaagcacggtcagggcagctacagcatggatctcagcaggctcccacttcgggccggaatccaaccttcattccccgcggtgacaatggcagacttgccctccataacggattcccgttaaaggatttaaagtgcattcatttcaaatacacagcagggcctcgaaagtccgcctcctgtattgttatttttggtcactacctcggggcgggcgtgcatgcctgcctgctgccctccttggatgtgtagtggtagccgtttctcaggctccacaccggattccatccctcattccccggccattacccggggtcacaaatggcagacttgcccgcctccatatgattctcgtgaaaggaatgtggtgtcatctttgcccaccataactggttctcgttaaaggatttaaagtacattcatttcaaatacacagcagggcctcgaaagtcctcctcctgtattgttatttttggtcactacctcggggcgggcgggcgtgcatgcctgcccgctgccctccttggatgtgtagtggtagccgttgctcaggctccacaccggattcaaacccctcattccccggccattacccagggtcacaatggcagacttgcccgcctccacaggattctcattgtagcggtactgaacaagtacacagcaagtagaaaatgtaatttaaaaacaaaacgtaagctttttaacaatgccatggaaagttgagaaggaagtcacacattacctgacatcactgagtgaggaagagcaatctcgccatgttgcgtagtagtccagcatggccgtcactacacaaacagctgtttgcggtgcgttacacagtgagtttgctgtgtcagtgtgaagcagtactctaattacactccctgattgatgtatacacatgcaagagcacgttaggcctgcaatttagcattcaatgtgatttctgcccttaaaacgctgctttgcgtcacatccagatctttccccgggacttttggcatgtatcccactccgccatgcccccctccaggtgttaaaccccttgaaacatcttttccatcccttttgtggccagcataattttttctatttttcaaagttcgcttccccattgaagtctattgcggttcgcgaactttttcgcgaaacgAACCTtcagcggaagttcgcgaacccggttcgcgaaccgaaaatcggagggttcgcgacatctctacttttaaacagaaaaaaagaagagAGCATAGACAAGAAAGTTCTATATACCATTAGTATTagacatacaatgaattttctcatatgtttattttcaattcaggctTACTTTAAGCCTCGGGCCCCACCTGTCATATGGACCAGCGTTGTGTGTTTTTGCTTTACATAGCATCAGATGCTATTATCCCATGCCTCTGACTGACTTTCTAAGAAATTGCCTGTAGAATCCTCTTCTGAATAGCTTCTGTCTGTGTTCCATATCTCCTTAGAGATCCACTGTGCCCGGCTATGGTTCTCCTGACCGTCTCACCGGAGGTTGCCCTAGCAGATGAACCAGTGAAGATCAGAGCTTGGGAACTCCCCGCACAACAGATCATTACCATCAGAGCTTGGCTTAAAGACGAGAAAGGAGAGTTATTCTACTCCAGAGCCTTCTACAGGAGTGATGATGAGGGGAAAGTGGATCTGGAGCATGCACCAGCCACCGGTGGAGACTTCTGTGGTGTCCATCCAATGGGTCTCTTCTGGGCCCTAAAGTCAATGACTCCATTGTTAAAGTTAGTAAAGCGTGATGTGATGGGAAGTCCCTTTGAAATCCACCTAGAAGTCTACTGTCATCTAGAGATGAATGCGATGCCGGAGTGTTCTCCTGAAGCTATCGCATGTCTGAGAAGATGGTATGTGGCCCCCGGGGTCCAGAGAGTCCAAGTTAGAGAAGGACGAGTCCGAGGAGCTCTCTTCCTTCCTCCCGGTAAAGGACTGTCAAACATTTGCATTCCGTGGATCATTATAGCTAAATTAAAACAAATGACGTTTGAGTACCGATATTTAAATGTGGTTAaaatgatacttacctcagtagagaatTCACCCATCCTCCTCGCCTCCACCCATCACAGATACAGGATGCCTTGTCCCTGTGTGTAGGAACGGGACATCCTTAACCTGTGATCAGTGGATCCGTGGAGGCGAGGGGTGCGGAAAGTCTCTCGATTATCTAGACTGCTAGAGGCTTCCTtctattgaggtaagtatctaaattggGCAATTTCCACCTTACAgttacattttaaagcactttaacgCAAATATATCTAAAAGTAAGTTACTTCAATGTGCTGTACAGATATAATAGATGACTAGAAATATGGGCGGATCGTAGCTTGGGACAATAGTGACAGGTGATTGTAAATGAACTGCTACAATTTTAAAAAGTTttattacgttttttttttagtcatggtaaaaactaaaaactaatctaaaggtccctggttcgatcccgggtttcggcaccactgttataaatcaccttttgctccggcaccagcaaactcatcagcaagagttgcacacacgactcatcacagcaagcaggagatagactttcttaggcgtcttcaaagtttgatggagtttattaagtACACAGATATACAAATACTCATCTCTACATGTCATTACAGCTTAGCGAAGCAATCGTTCTTTAAGTccatttgcgttacaagctcttgactaaccttcctcctgaatgttagtcagttatcttcttatgtctatcctacgttacatctagactaactatgtacagcatacagtatatcagattacatagagaaaggaaataattaggggttccagtcagcatatagagagcatgaaagtaggaataagAATGCGCTCCGTCGGCCCATCCGgctctttaatactgactaggaaagagttaaatgtgacctcatcttagccatcccccagacccgactattggcttagacccctcgtggtgtcataatacccacctactcgattaatattccatAACCACGTTTCACTTATATACAagaatgtgatattttgtaaatatggcctatgttgattgttctcatagtccatttgtctggggcagtgtaggcctgtggcctttcttcaggaacatgttctcagtatctgcttgtatcatctgcttcaagcagacactgagatgcttctgcatgcatcacgaaaacctctatttaaaggtatactctgcgaacaagccttttacctaaaactctgtccaaataactgaggcctacttaaattataacaatagtGTAATACGATTGTCACTTATAGGGGTACCTTTAGTTAAAAGGGTAATTATA contains:
- the LOC137531111 gene encoding bile acid-CoA:amino acid N-acyltransferase-like isoform X2 — protein: MPPSSGWRCNSKVKLPAVIMTTAGILTRRKQSPGGEEEEWRPTSGSPGRDPLCPAMVLLTVSPEVALADEPVKIRAWELPAQQIITIRAWLKDEKGELFYSRAFYRSDDEGKVDLEHAPATGGDFCGVHPMGLFWALKSMTPLLKLVKRDVMGSPFEIHLEVYCHLEMNAMPECSPEAIACLRRWYVAPGVQRVQVREGRVRGALFLPPECSVF